The Huiozyma naganishii CBS 8797 chromosome 9, complete genome nucleotide sequence TCTCGAACAACTTTGAACTGTAGTAGCGGAGGTTCGCTGATTTCAGTGCAAGGTGCTGTAACACCATCCAGTTGGCCCATCTCCGTGACCAGGGTTTCATTAACGGAAAGAATAACATCACCAGGTTCAAGCTTTTCAGAATCTTCCGTACACGAGACTCTGGATACAGTCATAAACTGTAAACGATTGTCACTCTCATCCTCCATTCTTTCGATCCACTCATCTGGGACACCTCTAATTCTTGCGTTTAGAATGGAGATCGAACCAAACTCTGCATCCACAATGTTCACCTGTGGTCTATTGCCCGTCTTCATGATGTCCAGGACGTTTTTAATTGTGACGACATCTAAACCCATCaagtatattttttctttgttttcttgtctTTCACCCAGGAATGATAACCACAACGCTCTCACCGTACCGTCAGAATCTGTCAGAATACCGGAGTTACACCTATTGCTCACATTACAATCGATCGATATTGCTTCTAAATTGGTGGCCCTGTATCTTGGTATCAAGTTACTTGGGATACTGATCGAAGAAATATCTGTAACAATAGTTTCAGACGTAACAATTCTATTATTTTGCGTTAGCCCAATGAACTGAAGTTTATCACCACGATTAACCTTCTTTTCGGAGAGCTTTGGGGTGACTGTATCTGCGAGCACCAAAGACGGATCGTATTTCACAATCGCGTAGTTCTGGGTTGGATGCAAAAATTCCACACTAGCTGGGATAACAACAGAGTCTGCAATGGTCACAAAACAGTCTAGGCAGTCATGGGGCACAATTCTTCTCGATACAATAACGTAGCCATTGTCACTGTCGATAATCAAACCGGACGTCATCAAAGTCTCAGGAAGCAAAGAGTCTACTGGGATAGGTGAAACTGTGCTGACAATGCATAAAGAGTGGGAAAGTTGACGTAGGCTCTCATTTTCCGTTGGGATATCAATAAACCTTGCTTTTTGTGGTTTCAAGGGCTCAGCGGGCAATGGCTCGCAAATGTTCCTATAATCCCACAAACCAGTAGTATCGTTTCTCTCGTATATCCTGAACTCACTACACCAATGACGATCAATGTATATCGATGTTACCAATGGAGAGTGGTGGTCTGTCATGTGATGATACTTTATAGTCACACGCTTGCGATCTGGTATTTCCTTCATCACATTGATAAAGGTATCTAAATCTGGGGTTTCCTTGTTATTAACTGCATCTATCACCCATCCCACCTTTTCCTTAGAATCAAAGTTAAACGATCCCGTTGCACAACTCAAAAATACACCCTTCACTGGCAAAGCGTAACATCTTGCCATTTGATAGGACATATCGTTGAATGTTGCCCCACATACCTCAACGTAACGATCTGGGGTGATGGAATGCAAATCCTGTATCTTAATAGTAACATTGATATCAACCCCGCTACGTTGAATGACAAGCTCAACAGTCTCATCAACACTATTATCAAATATATCATCGACCTGAACAAATGATGATATTAATTGATCATTGAGTGATATCAAAATATCCCCTTCCTTGATCTGCGTATAGGCTGGaccgttcttcaaaacaatTTCTGCTACCAACAGACCTATTTTGTCTGGGAACATTTGTCTCGCTGTTGCCTCGCTTTCAGAGGTTAACCCCAGCCTTCTACATTCATCATAAGGTTTCAACAACCACTGTACTTGGATAGTACCTCTAGAGATCGGTTTACCTGCTTGAACGCACTGTAGTGCTCTTAAAATTCTATTCAACGGTAAAAAGAAATCCGTCGAAGCTTCAGTAGAACCACCTGCTTGTAAAGCTGTCGCGTACCCATCTATAGTAACAACGGGCGAACCACTGGACCCACCAGACGCAGATGCTGCAGCCTGGATATATTCCGTGTTAAAATCGTTGTACGTCAACTCACCATAATCGGGTGCATTCCTATCTAATCTACTGATAAACCCAGAAAGAATACTCAACTTCTCACCGGCATCGTTACCGACAACTCTAATTTCGCATCCTACTTTAGCCAGATCTGGTTTCAACTCTAAAGCTTGTATATCGCTGTACTTTATCTGGTTTGGATCAAATTTTAAGAAACCAAAATCGTGAACTGGATCTCTATAAATCGGGATGACATCACACTCCTCGTGGTTGTCGAATACCACGTAGCCAACGAACGGACCTGGGCCGACGACATGTCTATTGGTCAAGATAATGCCCAACTTTGCGTCCACAACGAACCCCGTCGCTTCAGATACTAGTGCCGGGTCGCAGTCAAACGGCGTGACTTGTGCAAAGTGGATCGATACAACAGACTTCACCACTTTCGAGATGGTATTTTGCCATCTTATGTAATTTTCTGATTCCGCACAAATGTTTCCATTGCCATCTATAACAATGTCCTCAACATCGCTGTGAGGTCTCTTTGGGGAGAGTTCAGCCTCCGGCCTATCTGATAATACTCTCTTCATAACCGTCATGTTGCGCGCGTGGTTTGGTGGAATCGGGCTTGTGGGGAAAGAAGTTGCACTGTGCTTGAAGGTTATGCTACAAAGAGAATTAGTATTTAAAAatcttgaaaattttttgatcgCTATAAACGGGTCATCGCAGATCAGGATGCAACTAGACGGTGACTGATTGCACTTAGCTCTATATGAATGTGTATCTAGTATGGAATATCGCTATCACCATTTTGCTGTTGattttgctgttgttgttgctgttggttcAAAGTTGATGGGTACGGCTGCTGCCTctgttgattttgttgctgttgcagcaGTAATTGATGCAGTTGATAAATCTGAGCCATGTTCTGTTGCGGCGCTCCTGGGTTTGGAGATGATTGAGGCATCATCTGTGGATTAGTGCCGTTGTAATGcatatttggaaattgttgttgctgatgAGGTGGTGGAATGTACATGCCCTGTTGGTGCGGGTACGGCATCATCTGCGGTTGTAGTTGAAATGGAGGAGCTGGCGCCATACCATACTGCATATATGGTTGATgatgctgttgctgctgctgtggaATATATGGATATGATTGCGGCACTGGTGGTTGCGATGGAACAGGCAGTTGTGCTGGTCTTTCTTGAGTCACGAACTGCTCTTTTGCCTGCGGATTATGGTCTACCTTGCCACCCTCCCGAGAGTTTCTTGATCTATAATTGTTTTGAGGGTTCACCATATTTATTGGCGGCctcattttcttgtactGTGGTGTCTGATTTCTGTTTGGTGCAGTATGGCGATCGTTGTCACCCGCGCTTGCGGCAggttttctctttttcttttgatccttcttggccttcttAGCTCTTGCCTCCATTTCATCATCCGAAAACTCTTGTTCATCCTCGGGCAGCTCTTCGTCAAACCCGTTTGACGCATCCGTACCTTTCATCCGTTTCAATTCAAAAGTGTCCACCCAGTGTGCATCCGGGACGACAATATACGCCTTTTCCCCGATCTTTCCCCCCAAGGACTCCAATaactccttcttctctgctGGAATTCTGACTCTGTAGTAGGGATTATGCAGTTGTCCAAACACCTCAGTGAGTGATCCGATCACGTTCCTGTCTCCAAGACAAAGAATCGACCCCTCCTTAAGAACCCTCTTCTCACCAGAGAGGGCACCATGGATAATGATGTTAGAATCCAAAATGGATTTTATGGCACCAATTTCCAATATACTGGTATTTTCATCAATTTTATAGTTTTCTGGGATCTCCTCTACGGGTTCCTCAGCAATTTCGTGTTTGGACCGAATGGGTGCAACACCGTCAGcttcgtcctcctcctcgtccagGGGAacatcttcctcctccgcGCCGTCTGCATCAGACCCAGTCCCAGACTCAGACCCAGAGTCCGATCCAGAACTACTGCTGTCAGAGTCTGCGGAAGAGGCAGCATCGACCGAGACCTCCGCAGCCTCCCCCTTCCCACTGACAACCTCAGCACCCTCACGCGGCTGATCTGCTGGTGGCTCCTCCGCCCCACCCTCACCTGCTGGAACCTCACTGTTCACTGTACTCTGCGCTGCAGAGTCACCGTTACTACCGTCATCCGTCACAGGAGGCAGCCGCAGGTCCGCCTCTTCAACATTCTCTACACCTTGCAACGCCTTACTGAACAGATCCATCACTGCTTACGTCCACTGCCCttacagaaacagaaaccacCCAAAACAGCTACACATCTAGTAAGAGAGCACTACCTCATCGCttaaaattttccaaaatgcgatattttttcactttttgtGGATCTCGAAGTGGAGGAAACTTAATGTCCGGATGCGGTAAAAGACGTCTTTCGCCTGGGGAAGCAGTTAACGCACTTATGCCAGCTCGAGGGTTCGTTTGGTGTTCGTTTGGTGTTCGTTTGGTGTTCGTTTGGTGTTCGTTTGGTGTTCTGCTTGGGGTGGAGGGTCCATGAACTAGATCCACAATGAACAGCGATCTGCCAATGTCTAGCGTGAGCAGTGGACGCAGTTTGGACTCGTACTGGTCGAGAAGTGGGGAGGCGCCCGTCCAGAGGTCTGACTCGTGGTCGCAGGTTTCGAGGGTGGCGAGTCTTGCCAGGACCGTTACGATGACGGTTTCGGATGTGATAGATGCGGTGCGCGACGACAACCAGCAGACGGAACGGGATAGAGCCTCGGATGACTTGAACAAAGTACTGGAGAGCCGGTTCGATGTAGGGGATGCCTTGAGAATGGAGCAAAACAACGCTAGTGATTCTGACCAAGAAGAGGTGGAGAGTCACGTTGATGAAGTGACAAAACTGCCATCAGAGGTCCCGGGGGGGAAAAGAGAGACGCTGGAGCGAGTGTTTACTAGCAAAGAGAAGGGTAATGTAGTCGATTTACCCCCCGATAAGGGCTACGCCTGGGTGGTTGTCCTGTCTGTATTTCTTGTGATGTTCAACACATGGGGTTGTAACTCTGCGTTTGGTGTGTTCCTATCCTTTTTCTTATCTCACGGTACTTTTGAAGGTGCCTCGAAATACGATTACGCTTTGATCGCTGGGTTGACAGTCGCATTGGGGCAAGGATTTTCCCCCTTTGCAATGATCATTATGAGAGTCATTGGGCTACGTACCACAATGTTTCTTGGCTGCATGCTAATGCTTGCAGGGTTTCTACTGGCATCATTTGCTACAAGGTTGTGGGAGCTTTACTTGACACAGGGAGTACTAATTGGCATATCCATATCTTTGATTTTTGCTCCAGCAACGACTGTACTCCCAGGGTGGTTCTTAAAGAAGAGAGCAGTCTCAATGGGGTTATCTCTGTTTGGTAccggtgctggtggtgttACGTTTGGTCTAGCGTCGGAAAAAATGATCGCTGACAGGGGGAACACTCGCTGGTGCTATCGTATGCTGGCAATTACGTGCACATGTGCCGTCTTGTTTGCCATCTCACTCGTAAGGGAAAGACACCCAATCAAGTCAGTTGGGCTGCGGTCAATAAAGAAAGTAAAAAGAGAGGTCAAGAAGATGTTTAATTGGCAGGTGATCAAACAGCCACAGGTTCTACTGATCGCAGTCTGGTTCACTTTAGCGCTGTTGGCTTACAATTTGATGGTTTTCACTCTTGCGTCGTATGCAGTTGCCCGAGGTATGACTTTACACCAGGGTTCCTCCCTAACTGCAATCTTAAACGGTGCGCAGGCATGTGGCAGACCAATTATGGGACTCATGGGAGACAGATTTGGTAGAGCAAACGTGACAATTGCTCTCACCTCACTACTGTGTATATACATGTTTGCCTTCTGGATCCCAGCGCATACGTACCTCCAGTTGATCATGTTCTCCATCATGGTAGGTTCTTGCGTCGGCGTGGCAAACGTCATGAATACCGTTTTGATCGCGGACATGGTCAAACCGGACGAATTCTTATCCGCTTGGGGGTTTGTTAACTACAGCGGGTCCCCAGCATTGCTATGTTGCGAGGTTATTGCACAAGCGTTGACAAAACAGGGGGTATCCAATCCGTACCTCCACACGCAGATCTTCGCTGGTGTGTGCTTCTCCTCCGCGTGGATCATGATCCTTGTGCTAAGAGAGTATGCTGTTCGCTTGAAGCTGGATCGAAGAAGACAAGAAAACGACAAGAAGATGCAAGAACATATCGGCAATAAACAATTCGAGGAAGCGGACAGTGACTCATCTGCTGAGCACTGGTCCACCCTTGAGAAACGTGAAATCAAGTATAATTTCCTACTGGGGGGAGGCATCAAGAGGTACTTTATGAGACTATCGTACCCTATGAAGATATGAAGGATAGTGGTATAGCCTGCCCTTTCGCAACTGGTCAAACACGAGATGACTCACACATGGTGGTTAGAACCAGAACACGGCATCTGAGCTGGCGCCACAATTAACAGGtaaaatggaaaatttaCCACTTTTAGCAAATATTCCTCAGTGCGGCGATAACTGGAAAAAGGCGAAAGCTGCAATATCTTATCGCGGGCAGACTGCACCGCGAACAGTGAAACACCCCGGAGCTGGAATGTGTCACCGTTGCCGTGTGGctacatatatatgtgtatcTGGTACTGATGCAACTGGAAGACAGTAACAAATTTATGAACTGAAGGCTCATTGGGTGCCATATGTTtatgaatatatatataaccTAGTCGTCACTTGATAAGCATATGATTTGGACACAGATACCATTAGAATACACACTGTAGCATTCCTCAATACCATGCCACAAGCAGGTGCAGTGTACACGAACCTGAAAAAAGGTGACACTGATGCTGAGAGTATATCCAATTGCAGTAGTAATGTGGTTAGTGTCTCATCCTCTGTCGCAGCAGCGTTAAGCTTTAGAGGAAACAAACTACAAGATGGGAACAAAGAGTTAAATAATTTGCTAGAGTCGCAGTTTGAGATAGGGGACGCCCTGCGGTTGACAGAATATCAAGGGGATAGAGACACGACAGATCTTGAAAGTGCCGCTTCTCCCGCAGCGTACGATCTAGATGATACGACCACACTAAACAAAGTATTCACAAACAAATCTACCGGAGAGCTGGAACTGCCTCTCGATAAAGGATATGGATGGGTCGTTGTGCTTTCCGTGTTCCTGGCAATGTTTATTACATGGGGGTGCAACTCTGCCTTTGGGGTCTTCCtatcgttcttcttgtcacACGGCACGTTTGACGGGGCCACGAAGTACGACTACGCGATTATTGCTGGCTTGCCAGTTGCATTGTGTCAAGGGCTCTCGTCTTTAtcaatgatgatgatgagggTTATTGGAGTCAAGCTAACGATGTTAATTGGCACGGTCATTATGCTCGCAGGGTACCTATGGGCGTCTTTCGCTACACATTTATGGGAGCTATATCTGACTCAGGGAGTCATGATTGGTATCTCGATGGCATTGGTGTCTATGCCCCCTGCGGCATGTCTACCAGGAtggtttttgaagaaaagggcAGTGTCCATGGGGCTATCGTTGCTAGGTACCGGTATAGGTGGTGTTACATTTGGACTAGCGGCCAATAAAATGATTTCTGATTATGGTGACACTAGATGGTGCTACAGAATGCTAGCGATTACATGTACTGGGGTTTCCTTGATTGCGATTGTCCTAGTAAGGGAGAGAATTCCAATAAAACCGACAGGACTGAGAAGTATAAAAAATATGAGAAAAGCTGCTTCGAATTATGTAGATGTCAAGATCATGAAGCTCCCCACCGTTCTTCTTATTTGCGCCTGGTTTAACTTAGGGATTTTTGCTTATTCGTTGATGATTTACACTTTAGCATCATACGCTGTCGCGCGTGGAATGAGCCAACACCAAGGCTCTATATTAACTGCACTGCTAAACGTTGGCCAAACTGTCGGGAGACCCGCCATAGGTCTGATTGGCGACCGGTACGGCCGTTACAACGTAATTGTAGTGCATACATTTCTGTTGACCGTCTACACATTTGCATTTTGGATTCCTGCAACCACTTTTGTACAGCTGATATTCTTTGCTCTTATGTGCGGGTTCTCAGTAGGTGTTTCCAATGTTATGAACTCTGTCGTCATCTCAGATATTATGCCACCAGAGCAGGTGCTACCCACCTGGGGGTTTGTGATTTTCACAGGGACTGGTCCGCTTCTAGTGGTAGAGCTTATTGCACAGGCGCTTACCCAACCGGGCAAATCAAACCCTTACATTCATACCCAAATCTTTTCTGggttctgtttcttcacaagttttgttttgagTTTGGTGCTAAAAGAGCGTTCTGTTAGAGTCAGAACCAAAGCTAAGCTACAAAAAGTGATGGACCAGATAGACGTCTCATCTTCAATCACGAAAGAGTTTGACAAAGTTTCCGAAAGACAAAAGAACTTAGAGAGTAGGAAGGTAAAATACGAAAAGATTCTGCAGGATGGCATCCAGCCATATTTCAAAAGGGCCGTTTTCCCATGCAATACGTAAACTGAGGCAGCTCTCAATACCGGGCACAGCTAATCTTATAaaactatatatatatatagatgCTACGGAGCATCCTACGTGGCTTCCTGCTCGTGGTACCCGTCCCAGCGGAATGTTGCAACAGCCCCAGAGATCTGACTCATATAACCTGAAAGGGTCtcgttttcttcctcttgcagataagaaatttttcaataatCATCTGCATATATAAAAGAAGAGATGACATATTTGCAGGATAGTTGTGATAAGTGGTTTTCGTGTTGAGTAACCGTTAAAGAAAGCTCCTGTTGTTACCAATTTTTGTGTTGAGAAACTGATAACTATCATTGCATAATACTTTGCCCTATTTCCAGTAGTATTTTTGTGTATTACGGAAGTGGACAATGGAGACACATCACAGAATGAGTCATCCCAATGATGGCCGTATACAAGCTGGAGCAAGCAATGACGTTGAACTTTACAGCATGGACTCAAATCAAAGTGCTCCTAATGTACAGTCAATTTACTCCGACGTAGAGGGTATGTCCATCCACTCTAAAGGGCTTAATCAGACTGGTTCTTTGGGCACTGGGGTCTTGAAAAGTGTCTCTCATTTATGGAAGACTGTTACTGGAGAAGGTGCGCCCGAGGAAGACACATCTCCAAAACAGCTGAATGAACTGCTGGTGTCAAGATTTGATTTGGGTGATGCCATACGATACCAGACGAACGACGATGACTTTTCACATGACAGTGACGAGGACGTGGAGGCAACGAGAAATCACGTCCAtccaaataaaaaagagtaCGATGTAGAGTCCATCAAGGACGCTTTTGAAGATAGAAGCGACGCTAGCGACGTAGAGACTTTACGGAAAGTATTTACGAATAAATCCACGGGACAACTGGAACTGCCGCCGGATAAGGGCTATGCCTGGGTGGTTGTATTCTCTGTCTTCTTGGTAATGTTCAACACTTGGGGGTGTAATGCTGCATTTGGAGTCTTCTTGTCGTTTTTCCTGTCTAATGGGACCTTTAAGGGGGCTACAAAATACGACTATGCATTGATTGCTGGCTTGCCAGTCGCATTGGGCCAAGGGTTGGCACCACTCTCCATGATAACTATGCGTATCATTGGTATCAAACAAACGATGCTTGTTGGGACTGCCATTATGCTAACGGGCTTCCTTTGGGCCTCATTTGCAAAAGAGCTGTGGGAGTTGTACGTCTCTCAGGGTGTATTTATAGGGTTATCACTGGCATTAATTGCAATTCCACCAACAACTTGTCTTCCAGGCTGGTTTTTAAAGAAGCGAGCGATGTCCATGGGCCTATCACTATTAGGAACGGGACTCGGTGGATTAACCTTTGGATTGGCGACAAACAAAATGATTTCAGATAATGGTAACACAAGGTGGTGTTACAGAATGCTAGCCATCACTTGTACAAGTGCTGTCATGGTATCGATTGCTTTAGTTAAGGAGAGAATTCCTGTAAAACCGGTTGGGTTTAGGTCTAGAAAGGCAATACTCAATGAATTCCGGAGGGTCTTTGACGTCAATGTCATTCGGAGGCCGCAAGTAATCCTGGTGGGATTCTGGTTCGTTTTGGCAATTTTTGCGTACTGTTTGATGGTTTTCACGCTCTCAGCATATGCCGTCGCTCGTGGCATGTCGCAACATCAAGGTTCCATACTGACTTCGATCCTGAATGCGGGACAGACTGTTGGTAGACCGTCCATCGGGTTTGCTGGGGACAGATTCGGGAGAATAAATGTCACCTCAATTTTAACGTTTGTTCTTTGCATCTTTATGTTTGCATTCTGGATCCCGGCAAATAGCTTCATTCAGTTAATATTCTTCTCAATCATGGTCGGCTGTTGTGTTGGTGTTGCTAATGTAATGAATACTGTGTTGATTGCCGATATGGTGGCTCCTCACGAATTTTTGCCAGCCTGGGCTTTTGTTAACTATTCCGGCATTGGACTCTTTCTAACCTGCGAACTGATTGCTCAAGCTTTGGTTGACCCATCCCGCAAATCAAATCCGTATCTTCACACACAAATTTTCACAGGCTGTTGCTTTGTTGGTGCTTTACTGCTGAGTTTGGTGTTGAGAGAGCTTTCAGTCCATAAGAGAACTGTGGGAGAGTATACAACTCTGAAGGATAAATTGGAACCAGCAACCTCAACAAATGCGTCATTGACAACCACTACAGAAAAAGTAGAAAggaaaagggaaagatGCGAATGGCTCTTGGGACCTGGGGCAAGAAAATACTTTCGCAGAATGTTTTACCGCACCAAAATATAATCATGCCACGATTTCTGGCACTAACTAACTACCAAGTCATTTCTATTCATTACACTAATTTATAATACACTACATACGGCTCATCGAAGCACCCTACCTAATCTTTGTAATTTCGGATTAGAAGAGTCATTTCTCAAATCTCTGATAAACATATGAGATTGTTTTTTGAATTGCTTGTACGACCCAACAATTTCCCTCGACACACGCACAAACTGGTCAAAGTGCGCATTGGCCTGGTTGTCGTTCTGTAAATTGATGTGGATCAGTAACTCATGTGCTACGTCATGAAGTCTTGATGAACTGCTTAAGAACCCAGTGGCCGTCTGCATAATTCCAATCAATGTTGTTGGATAAGGTAGTGCTGTTGATGTACTCTTTGTAGAGAGTAGTTTGTGGGATAAAATGTCATCCAAGAATTTGTTGTGGATTCCATCGACCTCTTCAATATTGAGAGGTTTAGTTTGTTGTTTGTGATAGTGGGTTAGTGCGGATCCCTGAAAATGTTCGAATATATCGACTTTCGGTTCCAATCTTTCACACAATGCAAAAAGTCCGTTTGGTAGGGAGGTTAACTCTAAGTTATCAGAGCTTTTCCCATTACCCTTAATATGCAAGTCATGCTCTAGTTCCACGAATTTGGGCTCTATGATTAGTTGGGAGTAGTATGCTTCCATTTTATAATGAAATTGCTGTACCTGTGATCGTAACACTGAGAGCTTTGACAGTCTGTTAAATATATCTCTGGCCATGATACTCAAGGACTTCAACTTTCTAAAGGAATGCGATAGTTCCTTTTCCTTCAGCATCTCTTTATTCCCAAAGTATTGtaacttcttgaacttccaCA carries:
- the NMA111 gene encoding Nma111p (similar to Saccharomyces cerevisiae NMA111 (YNL123W); ancestral locus Anc_2.150), coding for MTVMKRVLSDRPEAELSPKRPHSDVEDIVIDGNGNICAESENYIRWQNTISKVVKSVVSIHFAQVTPFDCDPALVSEATGFVVDAKLGIILTNRHVVGPGPFVGYVVFDNHEECDVIPIYRDPVHDFGFLKFDPNQIKYSDIQALELKPDLAKVGCEIRVVGNDAGEKLSILSGFISRLDRNAPDYGELTYNDFNTEYIQAAASASGGSSGSPVVTIDGYATALQAGGSTEASTDFFLPLNRILRALQCVQAGKPISRGTIQVQWLLKPYDECRRLGLTSESEATARQMFPDKIGLLVAEIVLKNGPAYTQIKEGDILISLNDQLISSFVQVDDIFDNSVDETVELVIQRSGVDINVTIKIQDLHSITPDRYVEVCGATFNDMSYQMARCYALPVKGVFLSCATGSFNFDSKEKVGWVIDAVNNKETPDLDTFINVMKEIPDRKRVTIKYHHMTDHHSPLVTSIYIDRHWCSEFRIYERNDTTGLWDYRNICEPLPAEPLKPQKARFIDIPTENESLRQLSHSLCIVSTVSPIPVDSLLPETLMTSGLIIDSDNGYVIVSRRIVPHDCLDCFVTIADSVVIPASVEFLHPTQNYAIVKYDPSLVLADTVTPKLSEKKVNRGDKLQFIGLTQNNRIVTSETIVTDISSISIPSNLIPRYRATNLEAISIDCNVSNRCNSGILTDSDGTVRALWLSFLGERQENKEKIYLMGLDVVTIKNVLDIMKTGNRPQVNIVDAEFGSISILNARIRGVPDEWIERMEDESDNRLQFMTVSRVSCTEDSEKLEPGDVILSVNETLVTEMGQLDGVTAPCTEISEPPLLQFKVVRDGSIVDLGIKTVNVQETDRIIIFAGCILQEPHHAVGQAMINMPKGVYCVFRGESSPGIQYGISSTNFITHVNEVETPDLDAFLKTVKEIPDNSYCKIRLMTYDNVPFAISLKTNYHYFPTAELRRDHETRKWIESEYNHTKSVD
- the NAF1 gene encoding RNA-binding snoRNP assembly protein (similar to Saccharomyces cerevisiae NAF1 (YNL124W); ancestral locus Anc_2.146), yielding MDLFSKALQGVENVEEADLRLPPVTDDGSNGDSAAQSTVNSEVPAGEGGAEEPPADQPREGAEVVSGKGEAAEVSVDAASSADSDSSSSGSDSGSESGTGSDADGAEEEDVPLDEEEDEADGVAPIRSKHEIAEEPVEEIPENYKIDENTSILEIGAIKSILDSNIIIHGALSGEKRVLKEGSILCLGDRNVIGSLTEVFGQLHNPYYRVRIPAEKKELLESLGGKIGEKAYIVVPDAHWVDTFELKRMKGTDASNGFDEELPEDEQEFSDDEMEARAKKAKKDQKKKRKPAASAGDNDRHTAPNRNQTPQYKKMRPPINMVNPQNNYRSRNSREGGKVDHNPQAKEQFVTQERPAQLPVPSQPPVPQSYPYIPQQQQQHHQPYMQYGMAPAPPFQLQPQMMPYPHQQGMYIPPPHQQQQFPNMHYNGTNPQMMPQSSPNPGAPQQNMAQIYQLHQLLLQQQQNQQRQQPYPSTLNQQQQQQQNQQQNGDSDIPY
- the ESBP6 gene encoding Esbp6p, giving the protein MNSDLPMSSVSSGRSLDSYWSRSGEAPVQRSDSWSQVSRVASLARTVTMTVSDVIDAVRDDNQQTERDRASDDLNKVLESRFDVGDALRMEQNNASDSDQEEVESHVDEVTKLPSEVPGGKRETLERVFTSKEKGNVVDLPPDKGYAWVVVLSVFLVMFNTWGCNSAFGVFLSFFLSHGTFEGASKYDYALIAGLTVALGQGFSPFAMIIMRVIGLRTTMFLGCMLMLAGFLLASFATRLWELYLTQGVLIGISISLIFAPATTVLPGWFLKKRAVSMGLSLFGTGAGGVTFGLASEKMIADRGNTRWCYRMLAITCTCAVLFAISLVRERHPIKSVGLRSIKKVKREVKKMFNWQVIKQPQVLLIAVWFTLALLAYNLMVFTLASYAVARGMTLHQGSSLTAILNGAQACGRPIMGLMGDRFGRANVTIALTSLLCIYMFAFWIPAHTYLQLIMFSIMVGSCVGVANVMNTVLIADMVKPDEFLSAWGFVNYSGSPALLCCEVIAQALTKQGVSNPYLHTQIFAGVCFSSAWIMILVLREYAVRLKLDRRRQENDKKMQEHIGNKQFEEADSDSSAEHWSTLEKREIKYNFLLGGGIKRYFMRLSYPMKI
- the KNAG0I02165 gene encoding MCT family MFS transporter, translating into MPQAGAVYTNLKKGDTDAESISNCSSNVVSVSSSVAAALSFRGNKLQDGNKELNNLLESQFEIGDALRLTEYQGDRDTTDLESAASPAAYDLDDTTTLNKVFTNKSTGELELPLDKGYGWVVVLSVFLAMFITWGCNSAFGVFLSFFLSHGTFDGATKYDYAIIAGLPVALCQGLSSLSMMMMRVIGVKLTMLIGTVIMLAGYLWASFATHLWELYLTQGVMIGISMALVSMPPAACLPGWFLKKRAVSMGLSLLGTGIGGVTFGLAANKMISDYGDTRWCYRMLAITCTGVSLIAIVLVRERIPIKPTGLRSIKNMRKAASNYVDVKIMKLPTVLLICAWFNLGIFAYSLMIYTLASYAVARGMSQHQGSILTALLNVGQTVGRPAIGLIGDRYGRYNVIVVHTFLLTVYTFAFWIPATTFVQLIFFALMCGFSVGVSNVMNSVVISDIMPPEQVLPTWGFVIFTGTGPLLVVELIAQALTQPGKSNPYIHTQIFSGFCFFTSFVLSLVLKERSVRVRTKAKLQKVMDQIDVSSSITKEFDKVSERQKNLESRKVKYEKILQDGIQPYFKRAVFPCNT
- the KNAG0I02170 gene encoding MCT family MFS transporter (similar to Saccharomyces cerevisiae ESBP6 (YNL125C); ancestral locus Anc_2.145); translation: METHHRMSHPNDGRIQAGASNDVELYSMDSNQSAPNVQSIYSDVEGMSIHSKGLNQTGSLGTGVLKSVSHLWKTVTGEGAPEEDTSPKQLNELLVSRFDLGDAIRYQTNDDDFSHDSDEDVEATRNHVHPNKKEYDVESIKDAFEDRSDASDVETLRKVFTNKSTGQLELPPDKGYAWVVVFSVFLVMFNTWGCNAAFGVFLSFFLSNGTFKGATKYDYALIAGLPVALGQGLAPLSMITMRIIGIKQTMLVGTAIMLTGFLWASFAKELWELYVSQGVFIGLSLALIAIPPTTCLPGWFLKKRAMSMGLSLLGTGLGGLTFGLATNKMISDNGNTRWCYRMLAITCTSAVMVSIALVKERIPVKPVGFRSRKAILNEFRRVFDVNVIRRPQVILVGFWFVLAIFAYCLMVFTLSAYAVARGMSQHQGSILTSILNAGQTVGRPSIGFAGDRFGRINVTSILTFVLCIFMFAFWIPANSFIQLIFFSIMVGCCVGVANVMNTVLIADMVAPHEFLPAWAFVNYSGIGLFLTCELIAQALVDPSRKSNPYLHTQIFTGCCFVGALLLSLVLRELSVHKRTVGEYTTLKDKLEPATSTNASLTTTTEKVERKRERCEWLLGPGARKYFRRMFYRTKI